The following coding sequences lie in one Pseudomonas sp. B33.4 genomic window:
- a CDS encoding DUF5666 domain-containing protein: MRIRLSATIVLISLLAATSVQAADAPGMRLGVRGEITGVSTDSLKVHVNSGENVVIQLTGDTKVRAVTLANIEDIKPGSYIGSAAMPQEDGTLKALEVHVFPPELAGSGDGHRPFDLAKGSSMTNGSVGDLVVSNGRVLTVNYKGGQQKILVPEDVPIVNLMPGDRSLLKVGVKIVTFVTQSADGTLTAQSISAGKDGVTPPM, from the coding sequence ATGAGGATTCGCCTTAGCGCAACGATTGTCCTGATCAGCCTGCTGGCCGCGACAAGCGTGCAGGCCGCCGATGCTCCGGGGATGCGCCTCGGCGTGCGCGGCGAGATCACCGGGGTCAGCACCGACAGCCTGAAAGTCCACGTCAACAGCGGCGAGAATGTGGTTATTCAGTTGACCGGTGACACCAAGGTACGCGCCGTCACCCTGGCCAATATCGAAGACATCAAACCCGGCAGCTACATCGGTTCGGCGGCGATGCCGCAGGAAGATGGCACGCTCAAGGCGCTGGAAGTGCATGTGTTTCCGCCGGAGCTGGCGGGCAGCGGCGATGGTCATCGACCTTTCGATCTGGCCAAGGGCAGCAGCATGACCAATGGCAGTGTCGGTGATCTGGTGGTGAGCAACGGGCGGGTGCTGACGGTGAACTACAAGGGCGGGCAGCAGAAGATTCTGGTGCCGGAGGATGTGCCGATTGTGAATCTGATGCCGGGGGATCGGAGTTTGCTGAAGGTTGGGGTGAAGATTGTGACGTTCGTCACGCAAAGTGCGGATGGCACGCTGACCGCGCAATCGATTTCTGCGGGTAAGGATGGGGTGACGCCACCGATGTAG
- a CDS encoding sulfate ABC transporter substrate-binding protein codes for MKKLFGASLLAAGLALANIAQAAPTLLNVSYDVMRDFYKDYNTAFQKHWQAEHNENITVQMSFGGSSKQARSVIDGLPADVITMNMATDINALADNGKLVPENWVTRLPNNSAPFTSATVFIVRKGNPKALKDWPDLLKDGVQVIVPNPKTSGNGRYTYLSAWGYVLKNGGDENKAKDFVGKLFKQAPVLDTGGRAATTTFMTNQIGDVLVTFENEAEMIAREFGRDQFEVIYPSVSAEAEPPVSVVDKVVDKKGSRAAADEYLKYLWSPEGQEIAAANYLRPRDPAVLAKYTDRFPKVDFLSVEKTFGDWRTVQKTHFNDGGVFDQIYSGQ; via the coding sequence GTGAAAAAACTCTTTGGCGCCTCACTTCTCGCCGCCGGCCTGGCCTTGGCCAACATCGCCCAGGCAGCCCCGACGCTGCTCAACGTTTCCTACGACGTGATGCGCGATTTCTACAAGGACTACAACACTGCGTTCCAGAAACACTGGCAAGCCGAGCACAACGAAAACATCACCGTGCAGATGTCCTTCGGCGGTTCGAGCAAGCAAGCGCGCTCGGTCATCGATGGCCTGCCGGCTGACGTCATCACCATGAACATGGCCACCGACATCAACGCCCTCGCCGACAACGGCAAACTGGTGCCGGAAAACTGGGTCACGCGTCTGCCGAACAACAGCGCGCCGTTCACCTCGGCCACTGTGTTCATCGTCCGCAAAGGCAACCCGAAAGCCCTGAAAGACTGGCCGGACCTGCTCAAGGACGGCGTGCAAGTGATCGTGCCAAACCCGAAAACCTCGGGTAATGGCCGCTACACCTACCTGTCGGCCTGGGGCTATGTGCTGAAGAATGGCGGCGACGAGAACAAGGCCAAGGATTTCGTCGGCAAACTGTTCAAACAAGCGCCGGTACTCGATACCGGTGGCCGCGCGGCGACTACCACGTTCATGACCAACCAGATCGGCGACGTGCTGGTGACCTTCGAAAACGAGGCGGAAATGATTGCCCGCGAGTTTGGTCGTGATCAGTTTGAAGTGATTTATCCGAGTGTTTCGGCTGAGGCTGAGCCACCGGTGTCGGTGGTCGATAAAGTGGTCGACAAGAAAGGTTCGCGTGCGGCGGCGGATGAGTACCTGAAGTACCTGTGGTCGCCGGAAGGTCAGGAGATTGCGGCGGCGAACTACCTGCGTCCGCGTGATCCGGCGGTACTGGCGAAGTACACCGATCGTTTCCCGAAAGTTGATTTCCTCTCGGTGGAGAAGACCTTTGGTGACTGGCGTACGGTGCAGAAGACCCACTTCAATGATGGTGGGGTTTTTGATCAGATCTATAGCGGGCAGTAA
- a CDS encoding ion transporter, translating into MDSSNSWRERLYVMIFQSDTLAGRRFDGILLLIILASLVIVMLDSIDSIHQNYADVLAYIEWGFTIIFLGEYILRLYCSPKPLRYAFSFYGLVDLLAIVPGILALYYSDAQYLLIIRIIRMLRIFRVLKLSPYLKQANYLMSALRGSKQKIVVFLVSVCTLVTVFGTLMYVIEGPEHGFTSIPKGIYWAIVTLTTVGFGDIVPKTPLGQVISSLVMITGYSIIAVPTGIFTAELANAMRGEQLQHDCPVCKKNSHEHGAAFCSRCGNALFKKLE; encoded by the coding sequence ATGGACAGCAGCAACAGTTGGCGTGAACGGCTCTACGTCATGATTTTCCAGAGCGACACCCTCGCCGGGCGTCGCTTCGACGGCATCCTGCTGTTGATCATCCTCGCCAGTCTGGTGATCGTGATGCTCGACAGCATCGACAGCATTCACCAGAATTACGCCGACGTGCTGGCCTACATCGAGTGGGGCTTCACGATCATCTTTCTCGGCGAGTACATCCTGCGTCTGTACTGCTCGCCCAAGCCGTTGCGCTATGCTTTCAGCTTTTACGGGCTGGTGGATTTGCTGGCGATCGTGCCCGGTATCCTCGCCCTGTATTACAGCGATGCGCAGTACCTGCTGATCATTCGGATCATCCGCATGTTGCGGATTTTCCGCGTGCTCAAGCTCAGCCCGTACCTCAAGCAAGCCAACTATCTGATGTCGGCGCTGCGCGGCAGCAAACAGAAAATCGTCGTGTTTCTGGTCAGCGTCTGCACGCTGGTGACGGTGTTCGGCACTTTGATGTACGTGATCGAAGGCCCCGAGCATGGCTTCACCAGCATTCCCAAAGGCATCTATTGGGCTATCGTCACGTTGACCACCGTGGGCTTCGGCGACATCGTGCCGAAGACGCCGCTGGGCCAAGTGATTTCGTCGCTGGTGATGATCACCGGTTACTCGATCATCGCTGTGCCGACGGGGATTTTTACCGCCGAACTGGCCAACGCCATGCGCGGCGAACAGCTGCAACACGACTGCCCGGTGTGCAAGAAAAACAGCCATGAACACGGCGCAGCGTTCTGCTCGCGATGTGGCAACGCACTGTTTAAGAAACTGGAATAA
- a CDS encoding urea transporter produces MPANHFNTHCPDWAEALLNGFSQIFLQRHPLCGLLCLLAILLTAPVLFAGALLGAVAGLLTAQRRNYAKADRQAGLFSYNGILLGLLLSLYFPWSPLLPPLILAAGGLSAMATQQWLKHVYRSRSIPAYTSPFVALSWILLLFAEPSAPMAHIEMNTLNLLAAELRGLGQVMFLGHPLAGALIAIGLLIADRRAFCWAMLASAIGLGSSLLHHETGSALLGLGSYNAVLAALAFCAQRQQPWLPLLGIVLALLVTPLFAAVGLATLTAPFILAAWLIRAGIQMLGKTPVERAPCAHGENQPRLR; encoded by the coding sequence ATGCCTGCCAATCATTTCAACACCCACTGCCCCGACTGGGCCGAGGCATTGCTCAACGGTTTCAGTCAAATATTCCTCCAGCGCCATCCGCTGTGCGGCCTGCTGTGCCTGTTGGCGATCCTGCTGACGGCACCGGTGCTGTTCGCCGGTGCGCTGCTCGGTGCCGTCGCCGGTTTGCTCACCGCACAACGGCGCAACTACGCCAAGGCTGATCGCCAGGCCGGGCTGTTCAGTTACAACGGCATCTTGCTCGGCCTGTTGCTGAGCCTGTATTTCCCGTGGTCGCCGCTGCTGCCGCCGCTGATTCTTGCCGCCGGCGGACTGAGCGCGATGGCCACGCAGCAATGGCTCAAACATGTGTACCGCAGCCGATCGATTCCGGCCTACACCTCGCCGTTTGTGGCGCTGAGTTGGATCCTGCTGTTGTTCGCCGAACCGTCAGCGCCGATGGCGCACATCGAGATGAACACGCTGAACCTGCTCGCCGCTGAACTGCGTGGTTTGGGCCAGGTGATGTTCCTTGGTCATCCACTGGCCGGCGCGTTGATCGCCATCGGTCTGTTGATCGCTGATCGACGGGCGTTTTGCTGGGCAATGCTCGCCTCGGCGATCGGTCTCGGCTCCAGCCTGCTGCATCACGAAACCGGCTCCGCTTTGCTCGGCCTCGGCAGCTATAACGCCGTGCTCGCCGCCCTCGCCTTCTGCGCGCAACGCCAACAACCGTGGCTGCCCCTGCTCGGCATCGTCCTCGCGCTGCTGGTCACTCCGCTATTTGCTGCCGTCGGCCTCGCTACTCTGACCGCGCCGTTCATCCTCGCCGCCTGGCTGATCCGCGCCGGTATTCAGATGCTCGGCAAAACGCCGGTCGAGCGTGCGCCTTGCGCTCATGGGGAGAATCAACCTAGGCTGCGCTGA
- the pyk gene encoding pyruvate kinase, whose protein sequence is MTPDKKVKILATLGPAVDGIEEIRELVEAGVNIFRLNFSHGDHADHAKRYQWIREVERQLNYPLGILMDLQGPKLRVGKFADGKVQLHRGQAFRLDLDATPGDERRVNLPHPEIIEALEAGMDLLLDDGKLRLRVVSKYADAIDTTVLNGGELSDRKGVNVPQAVLDLSPLTAKDRRDLSFGLELGVDWVALSFVQRPQDIIEARALIGDKAFLMAKIEKPSAVEQLREIAELSDAIMVARGDLGVEVPAESVPQIQKNIITTCRELGKPVVVATQMLESMRFSPAPTRAEVTDVANAVAEGADAVMLSAETASGEYPLEAVQMMSKIIRQVENGPDYQTQLDVSRPKAEATVSDAISCAIRRISNVLPVAVLVNYSESGSSSLRAARERPKAPILNLTPNLQTARRLSVAWGIHSVVNDRLRQVDEVCSTALEIAQAQGMAERGDTLLITAGVPFGQPGSTNSLRIETLI, encoded by the coding sequence ATGACGCCTGATAAAAAGGTAAAAATCCTCGCCACCCTCGGGCCTGCTGTCGACGGCATCGAAGAGATCCGCGAACTGGTCGAGGCCGGGGTCAATATCTTCCGCCTGAACTTCAGCCACGGCGATCACGCCGACCACGCCAAGCGCTATCAGTGGATCCGCGAAGTCGAGCGCCAGCTCAACTATCCGCTGGGCATTCTGATGGACTTGCAAGGGCCGAAACTGCGCGTCGGCAAGTTCGCTGACGGCAAGGTGCAACTGCATCGCGGTCAGGCCTTCCGTCTCGATCTGGACGCGACACCGGGCGATGAGCGCCGAGTGAATCTGCCGCATCCGGAAATCATCGAAGCGCTGGAAGCGGGTATGGATCTGTTGCTCGACGACGGCAAGCTGCGTCTGCGCGTAGTCAGCAAATACGCCGATGCGATCGACACCACCGTGCTCAACGGCGGCGAGTTGTCGGATCGCAAAGGCGTCAACGTGCCGCAAGCGGTGCTCGACCTCAGCCCGCTGACTGCCAAGGATCGCCGCGATTTGAGCTTCGGTCTGGAACTGGGTGTGGACTGGGTCGCGCTGTCGTTTGTGCAGCGTCCGCAAGACATCATCGAAGCCCGCGCATTGATCGGCGACAAAGCCTTTCTGATGGCGAAAATCGAGAAGCCTTCCGCCGTTGAACAGCTGCGCGAAATCGCTGAATTGAGCGACGCGATCATGGTGGCTCGCGGCGACCTCGGCGTCGAAGTGCCGGCCGAAAGCGTGCCGCAGATTCAGAAAAACATCATCACCACCTGCCGCGAACTGGGCAAACCGGTGGTGGTAGCGACGCAAATGCTCGAGTCGATGCGCTTCTCCCCTGCCCCGACCCGCGCCGAAGTGACCGACGTTGCCAACGCCGTGGCCGAAGGTGCCGATGCGGTGATGCTGTCGGCAGAAACTGCGTCCGGCGAATACCCGCTGGAAGCCGTGCAGATGATGAGCAAGATCATTCGTCAGGTTGAGAACGGCCCGGATTATCAGACTCAGCTCGACGTCAGCCGACCGAAAGCAGAAGCGACCGTGTCCGATGCGATCAGCTGTGCGATCCGTCGCATCAGTAACGTGCTGCCGGTGGCGGTGCTGGTCAACTACAGCGAGTCGGGATCGTCGAGTTTGCGTGCAGCGCGGGAACGGCCGAAAGCGCCGATCCTCAACCTCACGCCGAACCTGCAAACCGCGCGGCGTTTGAGCGTGGCGTGGGGGATTCATTCGGTGGTCAACGATCGCCTGCGTCAGGTCGACGAAGTCTGCTCGACCGCGCTGGAAATCGCCCAGGCGCAGGGCATGGCCGAGCGTGGTGACACGTTGTTGATCACTGCTGGTGTGCCGTTCGGGCAGCCTGGGTCGACTAACTCGCTGCGGATCGAGACATTGATCTGA